CAGTGAACGTACATCCCCATGttctggaaagaaccagtactggtCTCTTAGATGGACTGGAGTCACTCAAGATCATGTCAGAATTTCCAGTCCCTGAACCCGGATTCAAACCCTGGACTGACCTCTGGATTGACTGTCAAATGTGTAACTACTATACTACTAGGCTACTACCCAAGAAAACACAGGGTACAGTACAAAATCTGAAGACTCGGCATAATCATTCCTACAACTATATTAGGGAATAATATAAGCATACAGTTTGGTAGGAACCtgaaaaacaatgataaatattcaacagggaaaacACAGCCTCCTCAAAcgttaacccagcacgcggacgtgcacacgaccaacacacacacactcacataaaGCAAACACActtggacaaaacgaacaaataaaggaacacagcggggcaccgccttgaaaccgCCTTGGAACTTAAGACTAAAAGTACATCCTCGAATCATGATGTATGACAACCGGAGCTTTGTGAACGCTTCTCCTAAACTCCGTCTTCTCAGATCAGAAATGCCTATACATTAACTACTACTAGGGTCGTTCACAAAATACTTAAGACTGAACCCATGCCTTCAAAACTAGCCAACAAAGACGACTTACGtttgtatcatttaaaaatataatgtctTTGCGACATACGTACCCAATCTCAAATTGTTACCATATATAGTTTGTGCTGTGATAATTTGTTTAAAGAAGGGGTATACATTGCGGTCTACGCCAGCGACGTCTTcataatgttaattttgtttacaatattttctctaatcaatttaattatgtttttaaatctATAGAAAATACACAGAACAACCTGTATAATTAAAAATCAGTCTATCATTTGATGAATAATAATATTCCTTTCGCAAGATAGCAGTCTCGGTTAAAGTTTAACTGAAGCATGTACATATTCGATTTCTTCTGTCATTTATTTCTCTAGAAAATCAAAAAAAGAACAATGTATATATAGGTATATCATGCCTTAACAAGTTTAGTGGCTAACTGAGCTATCTTTCTAGATAAGTCAGCCTAAACTTTTGTTTTCTACAGTAATTCAAAAGTTTCTGTCTTTTTTTCCAAATGtcttgtgttgttatattttccggtcctttgggatcatagagcaCATTCATtttaacagaattccgcttaagccggtgctagggggcgtgagggatgttgcacttttcattacctctcatgaacacactcaatcaaaccgaatcttcTATTttattgcttggttgcgttctatttttcacaggttttatttgacctacttaggTTTTACACAGATTTTAGACGTTcttttgacgtcattttatgccAGACCACGCATGACTGCCCTAGATtaaactttgtttattttcaggttGAATTACCGACTGACGTTAAACTGTACGAAGacatcatttaaataatttaggAAGTGAGTGAGTTGAATTTTACGGCGGATTGAGACAAAAAGAACATGAATAGCCGAGAAAAAGTTATATTGGAAACATATATTAAAAAccatttgtaaacaattatataaaaacatatatacagtGTTAAAAATATCTGCTGTAAACATACCGATATCGCAAcagatgtgaataaaaatttcatgttcagattttatgatagaTGCCTGTCTGTTTTAAAAGGATAAAATACCGTTGATGGAAACtgtttcaaacaactcttttgaAAGTTTTAACGTCAAAATGGAGCGAAGTCCACacaatcaattaaaatattttaatagtcAGGGGTGTTTGACATGGGATACATTCATGTTGATCTTCTTTGTTCAGAggtaagaatgagtcaaacgggtatggcctattcgacagcgagaaagaacaacagCGAACAGATCTGTTCACTTGGTGCCATTTCCCTAAAGGTTTAATATCATGAGGTtaattgaatgaagcattgttgcACGACAATTTGCCATTTAGATTaaagttatatatttacatttgatttaaaatcagtatatggtaatttgaAATTAGATCACGgcaatgaaagggatttctttgctgtagtattagcatcctcgtttccattaataacgacattttgaaagatagtgcatgaaccctgaaaagaatattttgaatgatagGGTTTTCCATATTTCGGCTATGAATCGACTGCAAAACTGAGgtgttttaaaatacattcacGGTGTTCAGGTGACTTTCTATTGCGGCGTATACGTAGTTGACTTGCAGTTattgaaattattgaaacatCGACTGGGCCGCCAGCACGCTGCTATGACTATTAAATACCTTTTGGGTATGTAGTATATGATGCCATTCTAATTTAATGATTGCAGTTGATGGTGGATATGTTACTGGTTATAATGGCACAAGTAATACTAAATTGCATATAACGGGAACAAAATTGTCGAGCCAAGAGTATAATAAACATAAATGTCAAACACGCCaacgttttatatatgtttaaataaagtgaaagtgcTGTAGTAATGTAGATGGCGTTAATGTCTTGAGacaaattcataatttatttttgagCAATTCGTGTTGTGCAAAAGTTAAAATCAATCACTGCAATAAAAGTAGATATAATTAATTCAATAATGTTACTATCTATAAAAATGTGCTGTACAATTGTGCAAACATTTCAATCATATGAAGTATTGCTGTCTGGATCTAAATTATTTCCTTCTTCTGTCTCCTCTTTTTCATTACTAGATTTACTTTGTTTAATTCTAATTTCtacaattaaatataaaatcatcGACACCATCAGTAAACTTATGGCGATTATCAATTTTGTTGACACACAGAGCAGGTTTCCATAAataaatgtcaatgtaaaaccAATCGCTTTCCAGGTATGGTAGTTGGCGAAGGCGGAGTCTTTCTTTTCCGGGAATAGCAGTGCAACCAAGGCTGAAATAGAAATCATATACCAAGCAAAATTTAACTAATTGATCAACTAGCAGAAAAAGTAATATGTTAAAATAGaatgacatttaaaataatttctactgATTCCAAAGCGGTGATATATGAAtctccaattttattttttagtttcagaGAATTCATCTTACCATTTGACTGTATTTGCCATATTCCTTCAGCCACGCCCCAAATAACTGGTATCAAGAATATGAGAAAAACATCCTCAGAACTTGGTATCCAAATATATAACGTTATCAAAATACCAAGGTTGACCAGGCCAGCTAGAGCAAATAAAATGTATCGTCCGGTATATTTTGAGACTCGAGCAAATACGAGTGCGAAGACTGTCGTGGAGCCACCATAGGTTGCCATGACGAATCCAAGCTTCTGAATTCCTAATGGACAGCTGATGAATGCCTagataataatgaaaacaaatatactCATTAGAAAATTCCATTTTATCAAGTCTTAAGAGAAAAATGAAAACCGATATATTCCTGACGGATATACGCGAAcgtaaaaattgtaaaaaaaaattatcagcaAAAATCACAATTGTAATTATCTATATTTACCTTTGTATAATCAGTCCACAGAATTGCTTGCTCCATCGCCATAAACATTATTAAGGGTAACAGAAAAACAAGGTTTAAATCTGTGAGACCCTTTCCACATGACGCTAAAGATTTCAACAGATTTACTTTCTGTTTCGATGCAAGTTTATTCATCGGCGGCAAGAAACAGGCAGTAAGAAAAACACCAAAAACATCACATATCAAAAATATACCTAAAAGGATATACACAATATGACGGTCGGGTTCATCAATTTTTGTGCCATTGACCGCCATTGGACAATCTTCACTACCACAAAACTTTACAGTTGTTTCATTGGCTGAGGAACTACTTTCGTAGCTGCCCTGTTGAAGAACTAGAGATGAAATCAGGTTTCCCGTTATTTGCGTGGTTTcaaacattgcaaagaaaattcattaaatttaCTAAGAACAGCATGACCATCTTTCGAAGTTCTGTCTGCGTAGGAACATGCCATATCAGCCAAATATACACTTTGAGACGTCCACATTGGTCCAGCCGTGAGGCCTAACAATACTGATGACGGCACTAACGTCGCAAAGGTTGGATAAAAATTAGTTCCTACATAGATTACGTGACATAAGAACGAGATTACGAGAATTTTTTTCTCCCCAAAAACATGAATAATGGCAGGTGCGAGGATGCCAGAGATGATTATACAAGCGTACATACATGACAAGGAGATTATTCCAAGGCCTTGCTCTTGATTCAAACTACTTTGAAGATTTTGTATTGCAAGGTATGCAGTAAATATTGCTGTAAAGGCTCCTGACAACacaaatgtatttctgtattcTTTCCCTGTCGTTTTTATATCCATTTTGAATGAATCTATTTGTTCTGTTCCTACAAGCTCGTATCCAGAGGTTGTTTTCCTGATTTCCAGTATTATTAAGATGAATTATTGTTAATCCGAAAAAGCAAAGAATAGCAATTAAAGGTACTGTCTAAACTGAATAGCGTTCAACCTTGAAACAATCCTAATACAATAGCCctattcatatttattatttgaacaTATACTTACGTCtcctttaaatataaaaaaccAGATGAGTATTAATTCATAACATATTCCTCATTTTTTGTAATCTAAATGAACCGTTGATAAGTTTGTATTATGATGTTAAATAAGTAcaatattattatgataaaatacaaagaataaCAGCCGGAACCACGTGTTGgtcataattttctatttttcattacTGAAACAAACAGCTTCATATAttcgaaatgtaaaatgcatgttactgtagaaaaaaatatcCCATACATCTGATCCTTCCCTCTAACACTCTCATTATGTTGATTATTTACTTTTCAAACGTGGAATACAATAATACAAATGCCTTTACCGGTAGACCGCATACACTTTTAATCCATAATGATAGTGACTCGTGTCATAATtcagtattattatatttaaacgGTTTAAAACTCGATACCTTATGTAATTGCTTTAAAACAATTGCAGACTACCAACAACGAGTATTTGTGCTTAATAAAATTCATGTATGTAAGTTACGTTCACAACACCGGAATACGTTTTacattataatattaaataagCTTACCTTGTTTACATCCTAGTCCATATATTACTAACTAGTTGTCAACATTGCTGCTCAAAATGTCAACAAATATTAATGCACATACACGTGGCCTTTACTGATAAATTATTAATGTACGACCTTCAAGGAAATGACACAGATGCAATATCCAATACAGTTACTTACTCGCTTAACAGTAGCATATGGGCATTAGCTCCGTGACACATGTCACACCCCTCCAAAATGTTGCCATCCAACGGGAATATTAAAACTGGTTAAGAACCATTTAATAATTCATTGATAAGGTGATAAAAACAGGATACAATAATGAATGCCACgctgtttaaaaatgattttgaaatacattattattgatttatctttaaattcatatacgaaaaggatttttttttctgacaaatacAACGATTTTATTGGGATATTGTAGTAAACCTTTTAACTGATACGCTAGTGGATTAACTCGAAACTATTTTTGGCATTTCATTTAGATGTAGCTTTTTAAGTACGTTTATCATATCAAGTCGATAATAAACAGACTTTGGGGTACAACAACAAAATATGTAGACTTTTGATATAGAAAACAGAATACCTTTCAAAAGTGCCTTGTGGTATACGCGTCATGCAACTAGAATACGTTGAAATTTCACATGGCATGGAACATTTGTTGCGACTGTATTAAGGATAAAACAGCCCTTCTATCCTATGTAAAAGTCTAGTGACAATGTCTACAGATATTCTACAGATAATAATTGTCATTATCATCTGAAATTTTTGCGCAAGTCTACGGAAATAGAATACAGTTGAACCTGTACTAGCGGTCACCTATATTGAGCAACCACCGGCCTTAAGCAGTCATTCAGTTAACTTCTCAAATTGACAGTTTTGCTCTAATTTCTACTTTTCTTAAGAAACCACCTGTATTAAGTGGCCAAATTGTGTCGCTCCCCTGGCTGAGTATTTAATACAGGTCTGAATGTAGTTGTTTAtcgttccttctcttgagaaggaacacttagaattggtaagtcacacttgactgagcaactgacctcgaaagctgttgtcattacaagctggccaatcaaactccgtgaccttagaaataacctctgacgttaaaattattatttcctaattgaggcgactctcgcgttccgcggattacatattactaaactcgaggatggaaaagtggcgttgttgaaacatgcaaaacatcgtttaacatacgtcgttaccttcgaatgtaTGGTCAATATGTGGAAAAAAAacattgcgaccctctcattgtgcgcaacaaattcacgcatcgaatgcccggatgtcacCAATCTCCGAGCAGAGTTGTCGTTCGTGATCTTCACTATAACATATCACCGGAAGCGCAAGAGATCGGGATGTCATATTCACGGGATTTAGGACAGATGctactaaattacagccatgaattacttgatcaatgaccacttAGTTTGTTGTTTGCGAGGACGTAGACTGTTACcgcatcaaatcactacattaggatgttaaacagaaaaaaaataaagcaaatatacCGTATGCCCCGTTCAAACGCCCCCACCATATATCTAACACAAAAATGACTTACCAGCTTTGAATGGGTGAACATTTTACTTCCAAGAAGTCAGGCAAAAAGAAAACACTTCCGTAAAATATCCatttaacatgttagaaaaaagcacCAACTTCTGTAAAATATCCACTATTTACGTTATTGTCCGCTACTGTCATAGTCTGCTATCATCACTATAAACTTCTCAAAATGTACTCGTGAGTTAAACTAGTTAGTTAGTGCTAAAATTCCAAGCTCCTCACAGCAGTTACCTTCCCTTGCGTTCAATATAACCGCTGCATTCACAAGATACCACGTGACGATGAGAAAGTCACATGACAGTGCAAAATAGCGGAGATGCCAACGTAACACATCCGGCAGCCTGTTTCATTTGTCAAACAAATagttatttttgacaaaaatcacttcaatttgttatttgaacaattatgtatGCGAATATTACCATCTAGATGCAAATAAtgcaacttataaaaaaaaattatctgggtAAATAACTCGTGACTgcaggaataaggtcagtaattcggtcgaaaatgtgcttccgtggggtagtcgaaagaagtccataataaatagatcctaattttcccatttttacgCAGATTCGTGTATaatgagtgctttaatcacaATTTTTCACTACCAGAATAcgttctgcatgaaatgagacggttttcatgttcatacaccccacatggcaagttatGCAGATCGAAATCGGAAGTAGGTATTTATTGCGCgaacaagagcaaatatgcgccatttttagggtagcagaccacaactgactggcatttcactaggaactattcaaccccctattttcttttcattttttcgttaatttgtgagagaactttcatgaaaaatagatgtagcgccaacacgctaaattggaaAAATAGGTGtagcgccaacacgctaaattgggaagttgtcgtcatGGCGTTCTTGCgtcttggcgcgtttgcagggcgccaacacGCAaggacgacaaatgaacgcgccaaaacgacaagtatgaattttgtcgtcttggcgcgtataatttctcgtcctggcgtgttggcgtgttggcgtcttgacgcccccgccaacgcgccaacacgccaagacgacaaatgaacgcgccaaaacgacaagtatgaattttgtcgtcttggcgcgtataatttctcgtcctggcgtgttggcgtgttggcgtgttggcgccctgcaaacgcgccaagacgccagaacgccatgacgacaacttcccaatttagcgtgttggcgcacccgccagaacgacaaatgccttgtttgtcgtcttggcgcgtataattgtcgtccttgcgttctggcgccctgcaaacgcgccaacacgccagaacgggatggcagaaatcagccaccatagtaagTTTTAAAACCAACGTGTTAAAGTTGACTGCTGATAATTCTATTACAGAAAAAAACGGGCAGTTATCATtaagttacaccattttcttcagtggaAATCCGAATTTTCAAATAAGATGCATGATgactaattaatgattctccagaggactggtatCTAATTCTGTTCgacctgcagcaagtaaacaatacaggttaatactgtCTGGTACTGTAATTGTATTTAGAAGCCATTCATTTCTGTACggacaataaaatctggcctggcccgGTCGAAATTTGGGCTCATCTGACCGGGCCAGGCCAAAGATTAGCACATGCTGCTTTAACTTGTTTACGGTACTGGTTTGTCTACACTTCAATACTAAAACAGAATACAGATGCGAATTGGACTGTCATTTGTCTTCTCAGTCAGAGCTGTGTATGGATATATAAATATTGCAGTGAACATCTGAAAAATAATGCGAACAGAATATAAGAGAATAATAGAAACGTTGCAAAGCTAAATAGTCTACTAACGTTTAAATCACTTAATCATATAACacagcaataaataaataaataaatgtttcctATTCTAAGAACAGAAGCCCCTGATCGGTCACGAAcgaacattttaaaatttctagaTCAAAAACAGCATTAAATAATGAGTCTGTTGGTGGTCCCAAAATATGGAATGAACTCCCGTCGTGAAactaatttaaaacatatttaacttCTCTTTTTAACCTATTTATAAATCCACTCTAGTTTCCTAATCAAAACCTTATTTACATGTTCTCTGTACTTGGTGGTACAGTCTCCACGGGTTCTTAAGTAGCCTCATTGAGAAGGGTGCTGATATGGCTGTTCGCTGTATCCGGTAATAGGGTACGTAACCTTAGCGGGAAGGGTGCTAATATAGTTGTTCGCTGATACCCGGAAGGGGTAATTAGCCTCAAAGGATGGCAGTCCGCTGGTATCCGGGAATATTGGTAAATAGCCTCAGAGGATGGCAGTCCGCTGGTATCCGGTAATAGGAGTAAGTAGCCTCAGAGGATGGCAGTCCGCTGGTATCTGGTAATAGGGGTAAGTAGCCTCAGAGGATGGGAGTAAGTAGCCTCAGAGGATGGCAGTCCGCTGGTATCCGGTAATAGGGGTACGTAGCCTCAGAGGATGGCAGTCCGCTGGTATCCGGTAATAGGGGTAAGTAACCTCAGAGGATGGCGCTGTTCGCTCGTATCCGGTAATAGGGGTAAGTAGCCTCAGAGGATGGCTGTTCGCTCGTATCCGGTAATAGGGGTAAGTAGCCTCAGAGGATTGCTGTTCGCTGGTATCCGGTAATAGGGTAAAGTAGCCTCAGAGGATGGCTGTTCGCTGGTATCCGGTAATAGGAGTAAGTAGACTCAAAGGATGGCGCTGTTCGCTGGTATCCGGTAATATAGGTAAGTAGCCTCAAAGGATGGCTGTTCGCTGGTATCCGGTAATAGGAGTAAGTAGCCTCAAAGGATGGCTGTTCGCTGGTATCCGGTAATAGGGGTAAGTAGCCTCAGAGGATGGCTGTTCGCTGGTATCCGGTAATATTGGTAAGTAGCCTCAAAGGATGGCAGTTCGCTGGTATCCGGTAATAGGGGTAAGTAGCCTCAAAGGATGGCTGTTCGCTGGTATCCGGTAATAAGAGTAAGTAGCCTCAAAGGATGGCTGTTCGCTGGTATCCGGTAATAGGGGTAAGTAGCCTCAGAGGATGGCTGTTCGCTGGTATCCGGTAATATTGGTAAGTAGCCTCAAAGGATGGCTGTTCGCTGGTATCCGGTAATAGGAGTAAGTAGCCTCTGAGGATGGCTGTTCGCTCGTATCCGGTAATAGGAGTAAGTAGCCTCAGAGGATGGCTGTTCGCTGGTAACCGGTAATAGGGGTAAGTAGCCTCAGAGGATGGCTGTTCGCTCGTATCCGGTAATGGAGGTAAGTAGCCTCAGAGGATGGCTGTTCGCTGGTATCCGGTAATAGGGGTAAGTAGCCTCAGAGGATGGCTGTTTGCTGGTATCCGGTAATATAGGTAAGTAGCCTCAGAGGATGGCTGTTCGCTGGTATCCGGTAATAGGAGTAAGTAGTCTCAGAGGATGGCTGTTCGCTGGTATCCGGTAATAGGGGTAAGTAGCCTCAGAGGATGGCTTTTCGCTCGTATCCGGTAATAGGGATAAGTAATCTTAGTGGGAAGGGTGCTGATATGGTTGTTCGTTTCCTTACTTCTTGATTGGCGCATTCCATTTCTCAACAACCATTACATTTTTCGTTGTTTCCTTTTCATGAGTTCTCAGACACTGTAAGTTCCATGAAATGTTAACTATCACCTACATTTACGTGTATGTTTACTTTGTATGACTTATaaacaataaatgtttttaaGGAAAAGCTGAAGAGTCTGTTCCTTTACTTTGTGTTTATCGACTGGCCAGGATATCATGGTACTGAGCACAATTTGTTTATTGCTTTTCCCAATCCCCAAACATCCCCCACCCGTTCCCTTTTCTACCGCGACCCAGTTCTATATCTTGTATATAATTAGCATGTACATGTTGGATTTTAGAAGCTACCCGTCAGCTATATCTTCCCattacagtttctatttgtggcACGCCTGTATATTTTGCGATGTATGGCTCTGGCAGTTttgctgtgctctgtgcttctggaaAATCGACCcttacatttcattttcataatgtAGAGGTATTGTTTTCACTGTGAGGTCTATAAACATTTCTACGAACCTTAGCAAATGAAGCGGTAGCACGGTTTGACTGGGTCTGCTCGTGAGAGGCTTTGATACTTGCAATACCCCACTCACTCTCACCCTAGCACTATATTCATATTAGATTTGAAAGAGAGCAGCATTTACCAGTACTAAATTGTCAATTATTGAATGGTAGTTATGGTGTTTTATTAGCCCACGCCACTGTATCAAGGACATAGTGTCATTACTGAGTTACAcgtgttaaaattttattgaatattctTATATGTGATTTAGAAAGTTCTACTTTTTCAGATATGTACAGACTTCAACCCGATGTCAGGTAGCCTCTGTGGACGAATGGTTATGGTCACCgtcttcgaatcacttgccccgcTTCGCTtgggtcgttgaattcttcatttgaagAAGCCATCCACATGGCCTACTACGTAAGGGTATGTCCTTAAGCTTTGCCTTTTCCTATCAGTGACCTGCCAGACTCACTTTAAAAGCAGCGTAAGACCTTTTGCTGATGATATagtagtttatctcactataaaaatCGTGCATGAGACTCTCAAGCAGGACTTCCATAAATTAGAACTTTGGAAAAAGACATGGTCAATGGAGTTTAATTCTGATAATGCGAAATTTTACCcgccgtctttacacaaaatcctatcacggccAATCAGTcattgttgttttcgacgtatttGAATTCTTATCACGTGACATTGTCTTCGTTGATTTACGGAAATCGGCGGAGCCTGGCGAGTAAATTAGAGACCCGCggtttattaaatattttgtgattttataTCCTTTCGTATCTCACcaatatttggccatccaagtctaCCTAACGGGCaaatttgttcattagactgttttctacagatctacaaagttatttgctttttTAACGGTGATTTTGAATAGGATTATAACTTTTAAGTTCAaagtttcgtcaagaaatgcaccaagatatctaatttgtgctttcacgtttaatcaccagcaatgttaatcgaatttgtaaaacatttgttcagttGAGGTTTGctgccaaacataataaattcagtttttgaagtgttcatttttagtcaacctccgcgcaggaatattgtcaaacaatcatccctgCCTTCAAGCAAATCACGTAACGATGGTACaaccatgtgatcctaaaatggcgGCACGGTTGGCAACGCctggtaaatcaaatgcttgccaTAATCTACAGGCAAATTGACATATATGTCACAACCTTTAAGAACACAATGAAAGTATTTAAAGTATTCATATTTTGCGGTATGCCATTCAATGGCGTCGGATTCTCCTACTGTACTCAAAATACCGTTACAGttttaggctgatcactaccaaatagaatataagcctccgcaggtctagtcacaagtagtccaaatataaatagtactaatcttttttcctttcctagtgcattttctcggcagcaacgtgcttactt
This is a stretch of genomic DNA from Mercenaria mercenaria strain notata chromosome 4, MADL_Memer_1, whole genome shotgun sequence. It encodes these proteins:
- the LOC128556455 gene encoding protein unc-93 homolog A-like, whose protein sequence is MFETTQITGNLISSLVLQQGSYESSSSANETTVKFCGSEDCPMAVNGTKIDEPDRHIVYILLGIFLICDVFGVFLTACFLPPMNKLASKQKVNLLKSLASCGKGLTDLNLVFLLPLIMFMAMEQAILWTDYTKAFISCPLGIQKLGFVMATYGGSTTVFALVFARVSKYTGRYILFALAGLVNLGILITLYIWIPSSEDVFLIFLIPVIWGVAEGIWQIQSNALVALLFPEKKDSAFANYHTWKAIGFTLTFIYGNLLCVSTKLIIAISLLMVSMILYLIVEIRIKQSKSSNEKEETEEGNNLDPDSNTSYD